From the genome of Glycine max cultivar Williams 82 chromosome 2, Glycine_max_v4.0, whole genome shotgun sequence, one region includes:
- the PHR6 gene encoding myb family transcription factor PHL5 isoform X1: MNENRIDCVGRTQQSYGLNGDWNSEFGNCSSQYFDVRQASNMGTCNQPLAMASGGGVEQEPHIGQNKSSSSIISRFKSPASAFYATEMCMGGFPQYDSQIGNPSLMSHSSKFNDMEFPLYQSLRQSLFMPSLANQPPPKFDLSNPLQEMLKFHLNSDQCVRSLETFNKIPCGDFPGSNFLPIEQHKLFIDDAAPISRSPSIPSKGNQGQTVSCGSFNLPSAQLSFSSQQEMLSPTGSMPTNSGNSSSNGSVVSSKTRIRWTQELHEKFVECVNRLGGAEKATPKAILRLMDSDGLTIFQVKSHLQKYRIAKFMPQPTQGKSDKRTNAENVHLDVKTGFQIREALQLQLDVQRRLHEQLEIQRKLQLRIEEQGKQLKMMFDQQQKTTDSHLITENSDRPISSKDVLVSIYEGSENSLFSSKIS, translated from the exons ATGAACGAGAACAGGATTGATTGTGTAGGACGGACTCAACAAAGCTATGGCCTAAATGGTGATTGGAATTCTGAGTTTGGCAATTGTTCTAGTCAATATTTTGATGTGAGACAGGCTTCAAATATGGGAACTTGCAATCAGCCACTTGCAATGGCCAGTGGTGGAGGAGTGGAACAGGAACCACACATAGGCCAAAACAAATCATCTAGCAGCATCATAAGCCGTTTCAAGTCTCCTGCTTCAGCCTTTTATGCAACAGAAATGTGCATGGGTGGTTTCCCTCAATATGATAGCCAAATTGGCAATCCATCTTTGATGTCTCATTCCTCCAAGTTTAATGATATGGAATTTCCTTTATATCAATCTCTCAGGCAAAGCCTATTCATGCCTTCATTAGCAAACCAACCTCCCCCCAAATTTGACTTGTCAAATCCCTTGCAAGAAATGctcaaatttcatttgaataGTGATCAATGTGTTAGATCTCttgaaacatttaataaaatccCATGTGGGGATTTTCCTGGCAGCAATTTTCTTCCAATTGAACAACATAAGTTATTCATTGATGATGCTGCCCCAATTAGTAGAAGCCCTTCAATTCCTTCTAAGGGAAATCAGGGTCAAACA GTTTCTTGTGGCTCATTCAATTTGCCTTCTGCACAGCTTAGTTTTTCTTCTCAGCAAGAGATGCTGTCTCCAACAGGTAGCATGCCAACTAATTCTGGAAACTCTAGTTCAAATGGATCAGTAGTTTCAAGTAAAACAAGAATAAGATGGACTCAGGAGCTTCATGAGAAGTTTGTTGAGTGTGTGAATCGCCTCGGAGGTGCTGAGA AAGCAACACCAAAAGCTATATTAAGGCTGATGGATTCAGATGGATTGACCATCTTCCAAGTTAAAAGTCATTTGCAGAAATATAGAATTGCCAAATTCATGCCACAGCCAACTCAAG GGAAATCTGACAAAAGAACCAATGCAGAGAATGTGCATCTTGATGTCAAAAC TGGCTTCCAAATTAGAGAGGCACTTCAGTTGCAGTTAGATGTTCAGCGGCGTCTTCATGAACAGCTAGAG ATTCAGAGAAAATTACAGTTGAGGATTGAGGAGCAAGGTAAGCAGCTGAAGATGATGTTTGACCAACAGCAGAAGACAACTGATAGCCACTTGATTACTGAGAATAGTGATAGACCAATTAGTTCTAAAGATGTTCTGGTTTCCATTTATGAAGGGTCTGAAAATTCCTTGTTCTCTTCCAAGATAAGTTAG
- the PHR6 gene encoding myb family transcription factor PHL5 isoform X2, whose translation MNENRIDCVGRTQQSYGLNGDWNSEFGNCSSQYFDVRQASNMGTCNQPLAMASGGGVEQEPHIGQNKSSSSIISRFKSPASAFYATEMCMGGFPQYDSQIGNPSLMSHSSKFNDMEFPLYQSLRQSLFMPSLANQPPPKFDLSNPLQEMLKFHLNSDQCVRSLETFNKIPCGDFPGSNFLPIEQHKLFIDDAAPISRSPSIPSKGNQGQTVSCGSFNLPSAQLSFSSQQEMLSPTGSMPTNSGNSSSNGSVVSSKTRIRWTQELHEKFVECVNRLGGAETTPKAILRLMDSDGLTIFQVKSHLQKYRIAKFMPQPTQGKSDKRTNAENVHLDVKTGFQIREALQLQLDVQRRLHEQLEIQRKLQLRIEEQGKQLKMMFDQQQKTTDSHLITENSDRPISSKDVLVSIYEGSENSLFSSKIS comes from the exons ATGAACGAGAACAGGATTGATTGTGTAGGACGGACTCAACAAAGCTATGGCCTAAATGGTGATTGGAATTCTGAGTTTGGCAATTGTTCTAGTCAATATTTTGATGTGAGACAGGCTTCAAATATGGGAACTTGCAATCAGCCACTTGCAATGGCCAGTGGTGGAGGAGTGGAACAGGAACCACACATAGGCCAAAACAAATCATCTAGCAGCATCATAAGCCGTTTCAAGTCTCCTGCTTCAGCCTTTTATGCAACAGAAATGTGCATGGGTGGTTTCCCTCAATATGATAGCCAAATTGGCAATCCATCTTTGATGTCTCATTCCTCCAAGTTTAATGATATGGAATTTCCTTTATATCAATCTCTCAGGCAAAGCCTATTCATGCCTTCATTAGCAAACCAACCTCCCCCCAAATTTGACTTGTCAAATCCCTTGCAAGAAATGctcaaatttcatttgaataGTGATCAATGTGTTAGATCTCttgaaacatttaataaaatccCATGTGGGGATTTTCCTGGCAGCAATTTTCTTCCAATTGAACAACATAAGTTATTCATTGATGATGCTGCCCCAATTAGTAGAAGCCCTTCAATTCCTTCTAAGGGAAATCAGGGTCAAACA GTTTCTTGTGGCTCATTCAATTTGCCTTCTGCACAGCTTAGTTTTTCTTCTCAGCAAGAGATGCTGTCTCCAACAGGTAGCATGCCAACTAATTCTGGAAACTCTAGTTCAAATGGATCAGTAGTTTCAAGTAAAACAAGAATAAGATGGACTCAGGAGCTTCATGAGAAGTTTGTTGAGTGTGTGAATCGCCTCGGAGGTGCTGAGA CAACACCAAAAGCTATATTAAGGCTGATGGATTCAGATGGATTGACCATCTTCCAAGTTAAAAGTCATTTGCAGAAATATAGAATTGCCAAATTCATGCCACAGCCAACTCAAG GGAAATCTGACAAAAGAACCAATGCAGAGAATGTGCATCTTGATGTCAAAAC TGGCTTCCAAATTAGAGAGGCACTTCAGTTGCAGTTAGATGTTCAGCGGCGTCTTCATGAACAGCTAGAG ATTCAGAGAAAATTACAGTTGAGGATTGAGGAGCAAGGTAAGCAGCTGAAGATGATGTTTGACCAACAGCAGAAGACAACTGATAGCCACTTGATTACTGAGAATAGTGATAGACCAATTAGTTCTAAAGATGTTCTGGTTTCCATTTATGAAGGGTCTGAAAATTCCTTGTTCTCTTCCAAGATAAGTTAG